The nucleotide sequence TTTCAGGACCTGCCAATGAGTCCGGTATGGGGTGCAGGATGCAAACAGCAGAGGAAACAGAAGAATTAAAAGGTATTTTTCCAAGACACTACCCGTACTAAAAAATATACGTAAAGGGCGAACATGGCGATCAACAGGTACGGACGATAGCCTGATTCCCGCGGCTCATTGTAACGCACCGAGGAAGAACCGAAAACAGCATCCAGCTTGCTTATCAGGGCCGGATCGTTCAGAGAAAAATACTCCCCCCCGGTCTCCTGGGCCAGATACCGCATAGTGTCAGAATTCAGGCGGGTGATAACCCTGTTGCCCTTTGAATCCTGCACAACCCGGTCTCCTTCCAGGGGAATGGTGTCACCCTCAGTTGTCCCCGCACCGATGGAGATAATCCGGATGCCCATTTGCCGGGCGTCCTGCAAGGCAGCAGAAACCGAACCCCCGAAGTTTTCACCGTCGGAAAAAACAAAAAGAAGCTTTTCACTTTCCACTTTCCGCGGAAAAGCCCCGAATGCAGTGATTAACCCAGCCGTCAGGTCGGATCCCCGTCGGGACAGAACCTGGGGACCGATATTCTGAAAAACTGTCTCGAACAGGGTCAGGTCCTCGGTCACTGGAATCATCTTTACACCGATCTCCTGAAAAACCACCAGGGAGAACCTCGAGGTGCCGCCGCGGGAGGCAAGAATGCCCCGCATAACCTCTACGGAACGATCAAGCCTTGACGGCAGGGAGTCCCGGGCCAGCATGCTCAAGGAAACATCCAGGGCGAAGACTATGTCCCTGGATTCGATGGTCTGTATCTCCGGAGGGCCCTTTCGTTCCGGATCAGCGGCGGCGACAAGCATGAAGGTAATAAAAAGGACCAGGGCCAGAGCCGAAAAAAACCATTTTACAGTGAAAATATCCAGGTAGGCTCCAGCCCGCCAACGGCCGAGAAGATATTCCAGGTCTTTTCTGCCCCGCAGGAATTCGAACCACAGGAAAAAAATCACGGGAATCAGAACAAAAAAACCAATAAATATTTGCGGGTAACGGAACATATTCAGAGGACCTCCCGCAGCAGATATTTACGGAGAAAAAGGTGCAGCAGTACGGCAATTCCCCCGGCAAGAAGAAAGTACCGATACGAGGCTTCTGTCTCGGTTTTTACTTTCACTCGTTTTTCCGTGACGGTTGCCGAGTCAATGGAACGGAAAACCGTTTCCAGGGCACCGGGAGTAGAAGCGGAATAGAACCGCCCGCCGGTGGCATCCGCAACCATGCGCAAAAGCTCCTCATCGTAGCTGCCGGAAAAGACACCGCGAAAAGTCTTACCCGTCTCCGGATCCTGATACTCTCCCGGGACATCCCCGGGGCTGCCTATTCCAATGGCAAAGATTTTTATCCCGAGGGAAGATGCTGCCTCCGCCGCACTGGCCGGCGTTATTTCTCCTGCGTTGTTTTCACCGTCCGTTAATAAAACAATGGTCTTTTCCTCCGCCGTGCTCTGCCGCAGGTGCAGGGATGCCACGGCAATCCCCATACCAATAGCCGTACCCCGCCCAAGACTCATAAGCTTAAGATCATCCAGTACCCTGAGGTACGCGCTGTAGTCCAGGGTCGGAGGGACCATAAGTGCAGCCTCATCTGAAAAAACCACCAGCCCGACCGGATCATTCTCCCTGGAGCGGATAAATGATTTGATAACCTCCCGGGCAGTATTAAAGCGATTCTCGGGATAAAAATCCTGAGCAGCCATACTGGGAGATTCGTCGAGAACAAAAATAATATCTATTCCGCGGGTCAGATATACCCGTTCCTTTGTAATTCTGCCAGGGCCTGCCAGGGCAAGTACCAGAAGCACAAAACCTGTCCAGTAAAAAAGATGCGAAAGAAAACTCAAGGTACGAAGGCTAAAAGGAGTCTCCTGAAAAGAGTCGCCTCTCCATACAGAAAGGGAAAAAGGAACCCGTCCTCCCCGGCCTTTCCAAAAATGGGCCGCGAAGATTCCAGGAGGCAGAAGACCAAGCAGCAGCAGATAGACAGGGCTCTCAAAGATCCACACTTGCCGCCTCCTCATCGTCTTCGTCCCGTAATTTGCACTCCTTCTCCACTGCTGCGGCAAGCTCTCCCAGACGCAGCAGATCATCGCTCTTCCGGGTGCTTCCTGCTTCGATACCGGCAAATTTAATCATGTCTGCGTATTCAAGAAAATGTATCAGCCGCATGGCGATGTCCCCTTTTGGAAAAAGGGTCTGCATCATTGCACGAATCTCATGAATGGTAGTCGTTATACAGTCCCATCCGGTTCTTCTGCTGATATAGCTGCGAACCGCGTCGGAAAGGCGGTAATAAAAATCCCGGTCCGACATCATCAGGGCCTGAGCACTCAGCTCTTTCAGATCACGTTTGAGCCGCCAGTAGGGCCGTTTTCTTGACAGAAGATTAGCGGCAGAACGAAGACGCTGACGCACAATACCGGAAACCGCTACCAAAGCCAGCGGCCCAATTAAAACTATAAGAACCGTGACAATCAGCAGTGTAAAGGTACCCGGCAAATAGAGCTGCCCGCGGATATCCGCCAAATCACCTTCGCCGTCAAGAATGGAGCTGGTGTGGATCTTCATTCCGGACAGTACATAAGATCCGAAATCCAGTTCCGGAAGGGTCCGTGTTCCAGGAGAAAAGGATGAAAAAAAGATCCTCACCTCATGGTTATTTCCACTTTTCTCAACCCGGGCCCCATGAAAATAGACCCAGTCCGCTTTGGGTAACTGATCAGGAGGACGTATACGATCACCGTTTTCTGAACGCAGCAGAATCCGCAGTTCAACCGTGTCTCCCACATAAAATTCCGGCGGCAGCAGATGGACCGAGACGACCCGGGGGGTTCCGTACAGGAGGGAGCCTGCAAAACAAAAAACGAGTGCGAAAATCCTGCGTGCCCTGGAAGCCATCATGAAACGCGCCTCCGGGTCTTAAAAAAGGCCAGGACCTTGGCAACAGGGTCATCGTTTGTGTCCACGGTAAGTACCTGTATCCTGCGGCGCCGGCATTCACGTCGGAAGATCACCTCCTGGGTATCCCAGAAATCTTCGTAGGAAGCACGAAAAGAGGAACTGACTCCAGCTGCAAGAATATCATGTCCCCGTTCAGGGTCCCTGAGCGTAATACTCCCCTTGAGGGCGAGGGATTTATCTCCGGGATCGCTGATCCTGACAGCAATAACGTCGTGTTTGCGGGCCAGAAGGGTCATCTCGTTCCAGCCGGTCGCTGTCCGAAAATCAGAGAAGACCACACAGATTCCCCGGGATTTCAGGGTCTCGTATACCGTTTTCAGGGCCAGTCCCAGCTCGGAACCTGCTCCACGGGGTTTCAGGTTTTCCATGTCCTGTATCAGGCTCGCAACATGCTTGCGCCCCTTGGACGGGGGCACCCATTTTTCAATTCGGTCGGAAAAGAAGACTCCCCCGACCCTGTCGTTATTATGGACCGCAGCGAAGGCGAAAATCGCCCCTAAAATCATCGCCATATCCCGTTTACTGATGTCCCCCACCCCCTGGTCCAGGGAGGCCGAAACGTCAAAGACCAGCGAAAGAACCAGCTCCCGCTCCTCGCGAAATGTTTTGGCGTAGGGACTGCCCATACGGGATGAGACATTCCAGTCGATGTTCCGGACATCATCTCCCTCGGAATACTCCCGGACTTCGTCAAATTCAAGTCCGGGCCCGCGGAAAACTGAGCGGTAGTTTCCGGCAAAAATCCCTTCCAGAAGCCTGGCACTGACAAGAGGAAGATTACGTATACGTTGGAATAGACTCTCTTTCTCCATGATACCAGGCAATCAGGGAACAGGTACGGCCCGGAGAATCATGGTTACCACGTCCTCGCTGGTAA is from Marispirochaeta sp. and encodes:
- a CDS encoding VWA domain-containing protein, with the translated sequence MFRYPQIFIGFFVLIPVIFFLWFEFLRGRKDLEYLLGRWRAGAYLDIFTVKWFFSALALVLFITFMLVAAADPERKGPPEIQTIESRDIVFALDVSLSMLARDSLPSRLDRSVEVMRGILASRGGTSRFSLVVFQEIGVKMIPVTEDLTLFETVFQNIGPQVLSRRGSDLTAGLITAFGAFPRKVESEKLLFVFSDGENFGGSVSAALQDARQMGIRIISIGAGTTEGDTIPLEGDRVVQDSKGNRVITRLNSDTMRYLAQETGGEYFSLNDPALISKLDAVFGSSSVRYNEPRESGYRPYLLIAMFALYVYFLVRVVSWKNTF
- a CDS encoding VWA domain-containing protein, with the protein product MWIFESPVYLLLLGLLPPGIFAAHFWKGRGGRVPFSLSVWRGDSFQETPFSLRTLSFLSHLFYWTGFVLLVLALAGPGRITKERVYLTRGIDIIFVLDESPSMAAQDFYPENRFNTAREVIKSFIRSRENDPVGLVVFSDEAALMVPPTLDYSAYLRVLDDLKLMSLGRGTAIGMGIAVASLHLRQSTAEEKTIVLLTDGENNAGEITPASAAEAASSLGIKIFAIGIGSPGDVPGEYQDPETGKTFRGVFSGSYDEELLRMVADATGGRFYSASTPGALETVFRSIDSATVTEKRVKVKTETEASYRYFLLAGGIAVLLHLFLRKYLLREVL
- a CDS encoding DUF58 domain-containing protein, producing MEKESLFQRIRNLPLVSARLLEGIFAGNYRSVFRGPGLEFDEVREYSEGDDVRNIDWNVSSRMGSPYAKTFREERELVLSLVFDVSASLDQGVGDISKRDMAMILGAIFAFAAVHNNDRVGGVFFSDRIEKWVPPSKGRKHVASLIQDMENLKPRGAGSELGLALKTVYETLKSRGICVVFSDFRTATGWNEMTLLARKHDVIAVRISDPGDKSLALKGSITLRDPERGHDILAAGVSSSFRASYEDFWDTQEVIFRRECRRRRIQVLTVDTNDDPVAKVLAFFKTRRRVS